The following coding sequences lie in one Streptomyces sp. NBC_00510 genomic window:
- a CDS encoding DUF2530 domain-containing protein codes for MSSSSHSKGTTGLREAPAPLEANDVATVTVGTVIWFALFLVQLPFYGWYADHGHAWWIWTCLAGGGLGLIGLWYVRARRDAIRRSRAAEDAAQD; via the coding sequence ATGAGCAGCAGCAGCCACAGCAAGGGGACGACCGGGTTGCGCGAGGCGCCGGCACCTCTGGAGGCGAACGACGTCGCGACCGTCACCGTCGGGACGGTCATCTGGTTCGCGCTCTTCCTCGTCCAGCTCCCCTTCTACGGCTGGTACGCCGACCACGGCCACGCCTGGTGGATCTGGACCTGCCTGGCCGGCGGCGGCCTCGGACTCATCGGCCTCTGGTACGTGCGCGCCCGCCGGGACGCCATCCGGCGGTCCCGCGCCGCGGAGGACGCCGCACAGGACTGA